A genomic window from Salvia splendens isolate huo1 chromosome 11, SspV2, whole genome shotgun sequence includes:
- the LOC121754996 gene encoding ornithine transcarbamylase, chloroplastic-like, producing MAATIFCHLSSVSSPESASLSSSASHSRGAKSLLRFPRVSGAAPAIRRRISCQAVSSALPSSPVNLKEELGLKDFLHIDDFDKETILKILDRAKEVKALIKSGERTYLPFKGKTMAMIFAKPSMRTRVSFETGFHLLGGHALYLGPNDIQMGKREETRDVARVLCRYNDIIMARVFAHQDILDLAKYATVPVINGLTDFNHPCQIMADALTIIEHIGQLEGTKVVYVGDGNNIVHSWLLLASVIPFHFVCACPRGFEPDARTTKKAIKAGVGKIEIVNDVKEAVKGADVVYSDVWASMGQKDEAEYRRKAFQGFQVDEELMKIAGPKAYFMHCLPAERGVEVTDGVMEAPYSIVFPQAENRMHAQNAIMLHALGL from the exons ATGGCGGCCACCATTTTTTGCCACCTCTCCTCCGTTTCCTCGCCGGAATCAGCTTCGCTCTCGTCATCAGCTTCGCATTCGCGCGGTGCTAAAAGCCTCCTCAGATTCCCCCGCGTCTCTGGAGCAGCTCCTGCAATTCGTCGACGAATCTCATGCCAGGCTGTTTCTTCTGCGCTACCCTCGTCTCCTGTCAATCTTAAAG AGGAGCTGGGGCTTAAGGATTTCCTTCACATCGATGATTTTGACAAGGAGACCATTTTAAAGATATTGGATCGAGCCAAGGAGGTCAAGGCTCTTATTAAGTCAGGAGAGAGGACATACCTCCCGTTTAAAGGAAAGACTATGGCTATGATATTTGCCAAGCCGTCTATGAGGACCAGAGTCTCGTTTGAGACAGGTTTTCATTTGCTCGGAGGGCATGCCCTGTACCTTGGGCCTAATGACATCCAAATGGGTAAGAGGGAGGAAACTCGTGATGTTGCTCGCGTGCTGTGTCGCTATAATGATATCATTATGGCACGAGTTTTTGCTCATCAG GATATTCTTGATCTTGCTAAATATGCAACTGTCCCTGTGATCAATGGCTTGACAGACTTTAACCATCCTTGTCAAATCATGGCTGATGCACTCACGATCATTGAACACATTGGTCAATTGGAAGGGACAAAG GTTGTCTATGTTGGAGATGGGAACAATATTGTGCATTCCTGGCTGTTGTTGGCATCTGTTATTCCTTTCCACTTTGTCTGTGCCTGTCCTAGAGGTTTCGAACCTGATGCAAGGACAACAAAGAAAGCAATAAAGGCTGGAGTCGGcaaaatagaaatagttaaCGATGTCAAAGAAGCTGTAAAGGGAGCTGATGTCGTCTATTCTGATGTTTGGGCCAGCATGGGACAGAAAGATGAAGCTGAATACCGCCGCAAAGCTTTTCAAGGATTCCAG GTGGACGAGGAGCTTATGAAGATAGCTGGTCCAAAAGCATATTTTATGCATTGTCTGCCAGCTGAGAGGGGCGTTGAGGTCACTGACGGCGTCATGGAAGCTCCGTACTCCATTGTCTTCCCCCAGGCGGAGAACAGGATGCACGCGCAGAATGCTATAATGCTTCATGCCCTCGGGCTGTGA
- the LOC121753921 gene encoding la-related protein 6A-like — translation MEQPQELPLHFPAATSPPSDHEFDHGEDHPDSSPVGSPELAESHFPTPTDQPQPAVLTDDLRRKIIKQVEYYFSDENLPNDKFMLKYVTRNVEGFVPIGVVASFRKMKKLTKDTSWIVAALKESTFLVVSSNGKMVKRLHPLPSAEIKDPMVCTVLVENLPEDHSVNYLNRLFGEAGTIKNITIRDPHDVIDPKKCTVAEKLISRKLHALVEYDTVEAAEKAVATLNNEQDWRYGLRVKLLKKPNNPGQKKKVWRELEPEKGSTVQTTEPFASEENHDASEHHDDPHDGVGEDVDLLSRDKNGPHIPRDKNGQKGRNRGGGRRQKYHATNGHGHGTQYSSHGVEPSKPPPGPKMPDGTRGFTMGRGRPLPATS, via the exons ATGGAGCAGCCCCAGGAGCTTCCCCTCCACTTCCCCGCCGCCACATCTCCGCCGTCTGATCACGAATTTGATCACGGCGAGGATCACCCTGATTCCTCACCCGTCGGCTCACCGGAGCTCGCAGAGTCTCACTTCCCGACGCCGACGGATCAGCCGCAGCCCGCCGTGCTCACCGATGATCTCCGCCGCAAGATTATCAAGCAG GTGGAGTATTACTTCAGTGATGAAAATCTGCCAAATGATAAGTTTATGCTCAAATATGTTACAAGGAATGTGGAAGGGTTTG TTCCTATTGGAGTTGTTGCCTCATTTAGGAAAATGAAGAAGCTAACAAAAGACACATCGTGGATTGTGGCTGCACTGAAGGAATCTACTTTTCTT GTAGTCAGCTCTAATGGGAAAATGGTGAAGCGACTTCATCCTCTTCCATCAGCTGAAATCAAGGACCCAATG GTATGCACTGTATTAGTGGAGAATCTACCCGAGGATCATTCAGTGAACTACCTCAATCGACTGTTTGGTGAAGCTGGAAC CATAAAAAATATTACCATTCGTGATCCACATGATGTAATTGATCCAAAAAAGTGTACCGTGGCGGAGAAGCTGATTAGCAGAAAG TTGCATGCTCTTGTGGAGTATGACACCGTGGAGGCTGCTGAGAAAGCT GTGGCCACTTTGAACAACGAGCAAGATTGGAGATATGGATTGCGAGTCAAACTTCTGAAAAAACCG AACAATCCGGGGCAGAAGAAAAAAGTATGGAGGGAGTTAGAGCCTGAAAAGGGTAGCACTGTTCAGACAACGGAGCCGTTTGCCAGTGAGGAGAACCATGATGCAAGTGAGCATCATGACGATCCACACGATGGGGTCGGGGAg GATGTGGATCTCTTATCTAGAGATAAGAACGGGCCGCATATTCCTAGGGACAAAAACGGGCAGAAGGGTCGCAACAGAGGTGGTGGAAGGAGACAAAAGTATCATGCCACTAATGGACATG GTCATGGAACCCAGTATTCCAGCCATGGTGTCGAACCATCAAAGCCGCCACCGGGCCCCAAAATGCCAGATGGAACACGAGGGTTCACCATGGGCAGGGGACGGCCTCTTCCGGCGACCAGTTGA
- the LOC121756542 gene encoding uncharacterized protein LOC121756542 codes for MSCIQITACRLICSPSASPVPSSQLNKAFTTPSIYLRTKAKIPKLPLNLTSATSRYQRATTVCLFGGKGKPDNGNEGSPWKAIENAVGNLKKEPSVEELLRQQIQKNEFYDDGGSSGKPPGGGDGGGGGGGFGGFGEAEDGGLAGMWDEFSQVILATMGFIFLYIYIIEGEEITVLAKDLLRFLFKRQMSIRLRRLVEEWQDFFQSMKDKPAYDPYWLEREILSTTTWYDCPAKYVYMANTLIQRESTSEQRESQFDQLEPASDQPESKFDDYEDDDQY; via the exons ATGAGTTGCATACAGATAACTGCCTGCCGTTTAATCTGTTCACCTTCTGCATCCCCAGTGCCAAGTTCTCAACTGAATAAGGCATTTACAACCCCCTCGATTTACCTGAGAACAAAAGCAAAAATTCCTAAGCTCCCCCTGAACCTGACCTCTGCCACATCTCGATATCAGCGAGCTACAACTGTATGTTTATTTGGCGGCAAAGGGAAGCCAGATAATGGTAACGAG GGTTCTCCATGGAAAGCTATTGAGAATGCCGTGGGCAATTTGAAAAAGGAGCCGTCAGTTGAGGAGTTACTGAGGCAGCAGATTCAGAAAAATGAATTCTATGATGATGGAGGTAGCAGTGGTAAACCTCCTGGCGGgggtgatggtggtggtggtggtggtggttttgGTGGTTTTGGCGAAGCTGAAGATGGTGGACTTGCTGGAATGTGGGATGAGTTCAGCCAAGTGATTCTGGCAACTATGGGCTTCATATTTCTG TACATTTACATCATTGAAGGGGAAGAGATTACTGTACTGGCAAAAGACTTGCTCCGGTTTCTCTTCAAACGGCAAATGAGTATCCGTCTAAGGCGTCTAGTTGAAGAGTGGCAGGATTTCTTCCAGAGCATGAAAGACAAGCCAGCGTACGATCCATATTGGCTGGAACGCGAAATTCTAAGTACCACAACATGGTACGACTGCCCTGCCAAGTATGTGTACATGGCCAATACTCTCATTCAACGTGAGTCGACATCTGAGCAACGTGAGTCGCAGTTCGATCAACTTGAACCAGCATCTGATCAACCTGAGTCGAAATTTGATGACTACGAAGACGATGATCAATACTAG
- the LOC121755580 gene encoding uncharacterized protein LOC121755580, which translates to MAAAEELAVSDRPCLHMISAFLALEPPDIVISYARELGGGSITESVQRCIWLRCISKADLKLQGPFLKRFLKKLINEIESSGEMVLDELCSIWPSSLFMSEFILSFPEIFANKCCFEVGSGVGLVGICLSYVKASKVILTDGDFSTLANTKVNLELNNLTTANHTPDSRLHDKMVQCVYLPWESASEDDIHCFAPRHYVMLLLMDDFLGRNGSPVVVLDLDGSCLLLVSFWAQSPGT; encoded by the exons ATGGCGGCGGCGGAAGAACTCGCCGTCTCCGATCGGCCGTGCCTTCACATGATCTCCGCCTTTCTAGCGTTGGAACCGCCCGACATCGTTATCTCCTACGCCAG GGAACTTGGCGGCGGTTCCATCACCGAGAGTGTACAGAGGTGCATTTGGCTCCGATGCATCAGCAAAGCA GATTTGAAGTTGCAGGGGCCTTTCCTGAAGAGATTTCTGAAGAAGTTAATCAATGAAATTGAATCCAGTGGCGAGATGGTGCTGGATGAACT GTGCTCTATTTGGCCTTCAAGCCTTTTCATGTCAGAATTTATACTTTCTTTCCCTGAAATATTTGCAAATAAGTGTTGTTTTGAG GTTGGTTCAGGGGTTGGATTGGTCGGTATCTGTCTTTCTTATGTTAAAGCATCCAAG GTGATACTAACTGATGGTGACTTTTCAACTTTAGCAAATACGAAGGTCAACTTGGAACTGAACAACCTGACCACAGCAAATCACACACCGGACTCTCGTTTACATGATAAAATG GTCCAATGTGTTTATTTGCCTTGGGAATCTGCCTCAGAAGATGACATCCATTGCTTCGCCCCCCGACATTAT GTCATGTTGTTGCTCATGGACGACTTTTTAGGGAGGAACGGCTCCCCTGTTGTGGTATTGGACTTGGATGGTTCTT GTTTATTACTGGTTTCTTTCTGGGCGCAGTCCCCTGGTACATAG
- the LOC121755581 gene encoding 60S ribosomal protein L18a, with protein sequence MVTYRFHQYQVVGRALPTETEEHPKIYRMKLWATNEVRAKSKFWYFLRKLKKVKKSNGQVLAINEIFEKNPTTIKNYGIWLRYQSRTGYHNMYKEYRDTTLNGGVEQMYTEMASRHRVRSHCIQIIKTATVPAKLCKRESTKQFHDSKIKFPLVYKKVRPPSRKLKTTYKATRPNLFM encoded by the exons ATGGTGACTTACAGG TTCCATCAGTACCAGGTGGTGGGCCGAGCTCTGCCGACGGAGACGGAGGAGCACCCCAAGATCTACCGCATGAAGCTCTGGGCCACCAATGAAGTCCGCGCAAAGTCCAAATTTTG GTATTTCTTGAGGAAGCTTAAGAAGGTGAAAAAGAGCAACGGACAGGTTCTCGCTATCAATGAG ATATTTGAGAAGAACCCTACAACCATCAAGAACTATGGCATCTGGCTGAGATACCAGAGCAGAACTGGGTATCACAACATGTACAAGGAGTACCGTGACACCACTCTGAATGGCGGTGTTGAGCAGATGTACACCGAGATGGCCTCCCGCCACAGGGTGCGCAGCCACTGCATCCAAATCATTAAGACTGCTACCGTCCCCGCTAAGCTTTGCAAGAGGGAGAGCACCAAGCAGTTCCATGATTCCAAAATCAAGTTTCCCCTGGTGTACAAGAAGGTTAGGCCAccatcaaggaagctcaagactACATACAAAGCAACCAGGCCCAACTTGTTTATGTAA
- the LOC121753715 gene encoding uncharacterized protein At4g18257-like, translated as MGEEEAKTETKKRAVESLGWLTESTIMPRKHRAIEGVGASSILELKAQLYRSQEESKRNPKDAVRPTDQNYAQHLEVHRAKKKIAEKDTFSNKNSGVDARAHKDKLELKAVQDGSASYAALEKKAEIYNKLVRGELSDGEDEEKYCVDFFRKGLEQDDPRMSRENDTSSPQAWMSQENADADDGDDFLPIGAKAAGVGRVSAAVDRSQHKHFVMEVHEEANQAREKVSELKLRRQEQLAARREKLKQAYLRKQLEKLKASKAEQG; from the exons atgGGCGAAGAAGAAGCAAAGACAGAGACGAAGAAGAGGGCCGTGGAGTCGTTGGGATGGCTGACGGAATCAACAATCATGCCGCGGAAGCATCGCGCCATCGAAGGAGTCGGCGCCTCCTCCATCCTTGAGCTCAAAGCCCAACTCTACAGGTCGCAGGAGGAGTCGAAACGCAATCCCAAAGACGCAGTGCGCCCCACCGACCAAAATTACGCCCAACATCTCGAGGTCCATCGCGCCAAGAAGAAGATCGCCGAAAAAGACACTTTCTCCAATAAGAACTCCGGCGTCGATGCCCGTGCCCACAA GGATAAGCTTGAGCTAAAGGCTGTTCAGGATGGATCAGCGAGCTACGCTGCATTGGAGAAGAAGGCGGAAATATACAATAAGCTGGTGAGGGGGGAACTTTCGGAtggagaagatgaagagaaGTACTGTGTTGATTTCTTTAGGAAGGGTCTGGAGCAGGATGATCCCCGCATGTCGAGAGAGAATGATACTTCCTCGCCCCAAGCTTGGATGTCTCAAGAGAATGCAGACGCTGATGATGGTGATGATTTCTTGCCGATTGGTGCAAAAGCTGCAGGGGTCGGGCGGGTGTCTGCTGCTGTGGACAGGAGTCAGCATAAGCATTTTGTAAT GGAAGTTCATGAAGAAGCAAATCAAGCAAGGGAAAAAGTGTCAGAGCTAAAACTGCGCAGACAAGAGCAGCTTGCTGCACGAAGAGAAAAATTAAAGCAAGCCTACCTCCGAAAGCAGCTCGAGAAGTTGAAAGCATCTAAAGCAGAGCAAGGCTGA